One genomic window of Haloarchaeobius salinus includes the following:
- a CDS encoding tyrosine-type recombinase/integrase: MSLEPIDAETALELYLADRGNELSEASLKGHKYRLGHFVRWCDEVEEIQNLNTLSGRQLHKYRLWRREDGDLNKVSEKTQMDTLRVFIRWLESIDGVEQDLSQKVLSPAITPDENSRDVMLDSDSASKVLAHLEKYEYASIQHVSIALMWHTMMRVGGVHALDVDDYDSDEQCIKVRHRPDTGTPIKNQGEGERMVALSDQVCDLLDDWLDAKRPSVTDEYGREPLLASREGRTNKTTLRAYVYRWTRPCVYSTECPHDRGLGECSAVERDTAYRCPSSVSPHAIRRGSITHSLNSDMPDKVVSDRANVSQRVIEQHYDRRTEREKMEQRREYLDDL; this comes from the coding sequence ATGAGTCTCGAACCAATCGACGCAGAAACCGCGCTCGAACTGTACCTTGCTGACAGAGGAAACGAATTATCGGAGGCCTCGCTGAAGGGCCACAAGTACCGACTCGGTCACTTCGTCCGCTGGTGTGACGAGGTAGAAGAGATACAGAACCTCAACACCCTTAGCGGCCGCCAGCTGCACAAGTACCGGCTCTGGCGGCGCGAGGATGGCGACCTGAACAAAGTCAGTGAGAAGACCCAGATGGATACCCTTCGCGTGTTCATCCGGTGGCTAGAGTCTATCGACGGCGTAGAACAGGACCTGAGTCAGAAGGTGCTGTCTCCAGCGATCACTCCTGATGAGAACTCTCGGGACGTAATGTTGGACAGTGACAGTGCTTCGAAGGTGCTCGCGCATCTGGAGAAGTACGAATACGCGAGCATCCAGCACGTCTCGATTGCCCTGATGTGGCACACGATGATGCGCGTCGGTGGTGTTCACGCACTAGACGTTGACGACTATGACTCAGACGAGCAGTGCATCAAGGTCCGTCATCGACCAGATACAGGCACCCCGATCAAAAACCAGGGAGAAGGTGAACGGATGGTCGCACTCTCAGACCAAGTCTGTGACCTCCTCGATGACTGGTTAGACGCCAAACGACCGTCGGTAACTGACGAGTACGGTCGAGAGCCATTGCTGGCCTCGCGGGAAGGACGGACGAACAAGACAACGTTGCGCGCCTACGTGTACCGCTGGACACGTCCATGTGTCTATAGCACCGAGTGTCCGCACGACCGCGGCCTCGGTGAGTGTTCGGCAGTAGAGCGGGATACTGCCTACCGTTGCCCGTCGAGCGTGAGCCCCCACGCCATTCGTCGAGGAAGCATAACCCACAGCCTGAACAGCGATATGCCGGACAAGGTCGTCAGCGACCGTGCAAATGTAAGTCAACGCGTGATCGAGCAGCACTACGACCGACGTACTGAACGTGAAAAGATGGAGCAACGAAGGGAATATCTGGATGATCTCTAG